The Helicobacteraceae bacterium sequence CGGTTATTAAACCGCTTGATAGCTTGCTTAGTTGTCAAGGAACCGCCAAAATAAAAGAGCGTAAAACGCCTTCCGAATTGGTAGGGCGGAATTATAGTAAAAGTAGCTTAAAGAGTCAAAAAGAGAGTGTGGCGAAATTGGCTCAAGCCACGATAAAAACATTGTTCTTTGGGATTTTGGGAGCGCGGCGTTTCTTAAGCGTCTGTTTTAACGCCGCAGGCAAAAATAACCTTGCCGTAAGAGCGCCGCCGATCAAAACTAACGCGGTAGATCGCGCGTTGGCTTAGCGCGTTTTAAGACGGGCGGCGGCGCTCGAAAACGACGGCTCCAAAGAAAGTCCGACGAATGATTGCGTCGTTTCGATTCCAGCTTTGGGCGAAGCGATCGCGATTCGGTTTTGGCGAAAACCGCGTCGATTGTTTATGCGCCGCGTATGTTTCGCGGTCTATTTTGCGCGATAATCAATATGCCGATCTATAGTTTTAGAGCCAACTATATTAAACCAACTCTCGGGAGACTCGTATGTTCCCTTATGGCAACCAGACTGTCCGCAAATAAACGAATAAGGCTCGTCGTTAGCCGCATCCATATAAGCGCTAAATCTCGAGCTCATATCCGTTTCGTAATAGCGCCATACATAAAAAAGCCGACGGGAGATTCAATTGCGCCAAATATCTCTTCAAACTTGTTCTCGTTTGGAACAAAGCCTACGTTGCCATAAAGCGAAAGTATAAGCGCGTAATCCGAATCCTCCCCATCGTCAAACGTAACGCTTGCGTGCATACCAGGCTCTACGTTACATTTTTCGTAATAAATTAGGTAATCGGTATATCCCGCTTGCGCTAATCGCTTTCGCAACTTTGTTTTCTCATCGTTGGTTATGGTTACGTAGGACATGTTGCTTGTTGTATGATTAAGCCGAATGTTCGAGCTATCAAAAGACGGGAAAGTCGCGTAGCTCTCTAAACCGCCTTCGCCGTCCGTTGTTGGCTGAAGCCGCGAACAAGGAGGGGGATCGTCGTCGTCGTTTCCGCCTCCTCCTCCGCAACCCGCTAACAATATTAGAAAGGTTAGGCTAATTACAGAGAGATCTTTTTTTTGACCTTCGATAACGGATTAAGGATCGATCCAAACTGAATGAGTTGCATTGCAGCAATCTCCCTCTTTTTCCTGCTTGAAATCAAAATTAGCGAATGTTAGATCGTCTCCGCTTAAATTAGTTTTTCTTGCCCAGCAAAAGCAACACGCGACGTTGCCCAATAAAACGCAAATTATCTTTTTCGCGTTCGCATAAGCAAAAGGGCGTTTTGCCTAGCGCTAGGCGAAAAACGCCGATTATATTACCGCTTACGTTTATTCTGCCATCTATAGCCTAGAAGCGCCAATTTATATTACCGTCGCTTTTGTTTATTACTTTTAGAGCGGCGAGAGGCAAAGAGAGGTCTTTTTATCGCGAGCGTTCGCTTCGCGTTATAGCGAGGCAAAAAAGGTTACGCCCGAAACCGCGTTTGCTTAAAGAGAGCGAAAGCGGATTTGACGCAATGAAAAAAGCTAGGAACAATAGAGAGGTTTTACGTCCCTTTACATAAACGCGCTAAAAGCCTACATTTTTATACGCATCGGCGTTAAAAAAGCGGGAGATCGACGCGACGATAAAAAAGATCGGCAAGGGCGATCTAAGCGCCTACTATCATATAAACGGCGGCTACGAACGCGATGTTTTTTTGGTTGCGGAGGTTCTTACAGAAAGAAATTCGACGCGCTCTTTCGCGGTCGCCGCACGCAACTAACCTATCGCAAAAATAGCATTTTATGCGACGCGAAAGCCGCTTTCTTTGCGCCGTCCTACGTTCGCCGCGAATTTAGCCGATCGCGCCGCGCCCTTCCCGTCATACCCGCGCGGAGCAAGCGCAAGCGCTTCGTAATCGCGGAGCAAAACGGGTATCTATCTTTTTGATGATCGTTGTTGATAGATTCCCGCTTTCCTGCGCGATTACGGGCGGTAAACCGCCCTATCGCTCCGCGCGGGCATGACAAGAATATGGATTCCCGCGATCTTGCGCCTTTAGCGCTTCTATCGGAGTAAGCGCTTCGCGGGAACGACGAAAGAAACGGGAATGGCGAGACGCAAGATCATTAGTGAGCGCGGCATAATCTTGGACGCGCGGTCTTGCTTCTACCCTTCCTTTGTTAGTTCGGCGGCGATCTCCTTGGCGCGAAAGGAACCCGTTTTTTCAATCAGGAACAGATCGTTCGCTCTGCCTTTGATCGTGGCGATCTTGGCGGCGGCGATATCTATCGCGCGCCGATCAAATATATCGATAATAAACGCCATCAATCCCTGCTGATCGGGCGTATCGAGGCTCATTCGCGCGTATGTCGGCGAGTGATCGAGGTCGATCTCTATCTCCTTTTTCTTAATAACGGGGCGGGCGTATCTCATCGCGCGGCTCATATCCAGCGCGTTTTCCACCAGTTGGGCTAGATCGCCCATAGGCTCGTCGTATGGCTTGCGAAAGAACATTCTGAACATTTTCGCGCCGTCGAATAGTTTGAATATATCCATCGCGCCAAGATCGAAACGGCTTAGCTTGCCAAGTAGCCAACCAAGATTAAACGGCGCTTTGCTGATCGCCTCTAGCGTCAGGGCGGGGGCGCTAGTCGCGGTAAAGCTAACGCGATCGGTATCGGCGGCGCGTTTTGCGAGATCGACGATTTCGGGCGGTTTATGCTTGAGAAAAAACAGCGCCGAATCGATCCCCAAAATCCGCCGTTGAAGATCGCGGTTAAGCGCCGTAAAACCGTCGTAAGAGAGCAGTTGCTTCTCTTTGCGCATACGCGCCGCCGCCTCGCCGATCTGATCGTTTTTATCCAGCGCGTCGATCGCCCTTGAATATAGCTCGCGTAGCAGTTCGGCGGCAAAGGGCGTATAAACGCCGGAGGCGACCGCGCTCATATCGCATATCGTCAGCAGGTAGAGCATGGTTACCAGCGCCTTTGAACCAAGCCGCGAAGCGAACGCGAATACGACGCGATCGCTGTAAATATCCCGCGATCTAGCGACGGCGTTCATCAGGGTATGCGTTCGGATTAGGAGCATTCCGCGCTCGGTCAGATCGGGGCGAAAACCGAGCGTTTTGGCAAAACCGCGAAATCTCAACGCGCCCGCTTCGCTGTGATCGCGCGCGCCGCCCTTGCCGCAATCGTGCAGCAGGGCGCTCAGGCGGAGCAGCGCCTGCTCTTCGCCGCTAAGCGCGTTAAAAAGCTCTCCAAGCTCGCCCTCCAATAGACACATATTTTTTAGCGTCAAAATGGAGTGTTCGTCCGCAGGGCGAGTGTGATAGCCGTCAAATTGCGCTAGATTGATCACTCCTTTAAGCGGCGGCAGAAGCGTTTCTAATATGCCCGCTAGATCAAAAACCTCCACGATCTTATAGCAATCGGGGCGATCAAAGATCGCGCGGATCGTCAGCTTTATCGACGATCCAACCCGCGTTCCCCCCGCGCGGCGCAACGCCATTACAAACGAAACGTCGTAATCCGATCCGATCGGCGCGTCGATCGCCCGCCGCGTCAGCGCGCTCAGCGTTTCGCGCCGCCCGTCAAACGGCGCGGCGATCGCCTTCGCAGCCGATCTCTCGCCGCGCGTAAGTTTTGCCAGATAGTATTCGCAGTGGCGACTGATCGTTTTAAGCGCGCCCAATACCCGCTGCAAAAAAAACCGCTCGGCTTTACGGGTTTTGGTATCCTCGTAGCCGAGCAACAGCGCCGCCTCGCGCTGATACTGAAAGAGCAAAACGTCCGATTTCTTTTTCGCTAGCAGATGAAGCGCGATACGGACGCGGTAGAGCGACTCTAGCGCCTGATGAAACTCTCTGTAGTCGTCCTCGTCGATTATCGACCCTACAAGGTCTTTCGTGGAGGTAACGCCGTAAAGCGTTTTCGCGATCCAAAATAGCGCGTTCGCGTCGCGCAATCCGCCCGCGCTTTCTTTAACGTCGGGTTCCATCGCGATCGGGTTTTTGGCGCGGCGCAGACGGTATTCGTCAAGTTTTCGCGCGATGTATTCGTCCTGATCTTTTAGGCGAATCTTGTTTAATTTTGTTTCGATCTCCACCTGCAACAGACGCGATCCGCAAAAAAACCGCCCCTCTAGCATAGCGGTTTTGATCGTAATATCGCCGCTTGCCGCCGCCTCCAACTCGTCAAGCTCGTGAACGCGATGTCCAAGATGAAAACCCGAATCCCACGTCAAATACAAAACCCGCTCGATCAGCGGCTTGATGCGATAACCCGCGATCTTCTTATAAACGATCATCAAATCAATATCGGAATAGGGCGCGCACTGCTCCCTGCCAAAACTGCCCAGCGCCAAAAACGCGATCGGCAGCGCGCTATAAGGCGGCGCGTAATCGCCGAAATGCCCGCGCAGGACAAAGCGGTAAAAAGCGGCGACAAACTCCTCCATAGCCCGCGTATGCCAGACCAAAAACGCGCGCGGGTGCGAGTGCGAAAAGCGGCTTGAAAGCGCCTCGTAGTAGGCGATTCGCTCCTCTTTGAACAGTCGCGAAACCTCGAAATCGTCCGCGTTTTTCTCGATCAGTCGTTCTAGTTTTTCCGCAAAATCCAGCCGCACCTTTATCCTTTTTACCGATCGCTCGCGAACGCCGACCTCTGTTGGCGATTAACGCGGCGACGCTTTTGACGATTTGTTTAATTCGCCGATTAGCGTTTTATCCTCGCGCAAGTATCGGCGTTATTATAGTCTCGCGCTGTTACAATGGCGGGGTTAAAAAATAAACGAAACGATTAAGACGGATTGATATGCGATTTGACGAGGCGCTAAAACTATACGACCTAGAGCTGTTTGATCTGGGCGCGCGCGCGAACGCGTTGCGGAGAAAATATCACGGCGACAAGGTTTTTTACAACCGCAACCGCCATATAAACCCCACAAATATCTGCTCCGATCGCTGTTTATTCTGCGGGTTTTCCGCGCACCGCAAAAATCCAAACCCATACGCGATAAGCGCCGAAGAGATCGTAGCTACGGCGATCGCCGCGCAAGAAAGAGGCGCGAAAGAGATTCATATCGTCGGGGCGCACAACAAGAAGCTGGGGCTTGAGTGGTATTTTGATCTGTTCAGATCGGTAAAACGAGCGGCGGGCGGCATTCACCTAAAGGCGATGACGGCGGCGGAGGTCGAGTTTCTATCAAGAACGTACGATCTGAGTTTCGGCGAGATTTTAGATCGTATGATCGAAAGCGGCGTGGATAGTATGCCGGGCGGCGGCGCGGAGATATTTGACGAGGAGTTGCGCGCCAAAATCTGCGGCGGCAAGGTCAAATCCGCCGATTGGCTAACGATCCACGAGCTGTGGCACAAACGCGGGCGCAAAAGCAACGCCACAATGCTCTTTGGGCATATAGAAACGCGCGCTCATCGCGTCGATCACCTGCTGAGGCTACGCGCGTTGCAGGAAAAAACGGGCGGCTTCAACGCCTTTATACCGCTGCTCTATCAGACGAAAAACAACTTTTTAGAGGTAAAAAAGCCGCTTGACTCGGAGGAGATACTAAAAACAATCGCGATCAGCCGTATTGTTTTGGATAACGTGCCGCATATCAAAGCCTATTGGGTAGGCTTGAGCCTTAATCTCGCTTTGGTGGCGCAGGAGTTTGGCGCGGACGATATGGACGGCACGATCGAACGCGAATCGATCAACAGCGCCGCCGGCGCGGACAGCAAAAACGGGGTAAGCGAGAAACTGATGCGCGATCTGATTATAAACGCGGGCTTCACGCCGATAGAGCGCGATAGTTTATATAAGGAGATCGGCTAACAAAGCGACGCTTTATCGCCGTTTGCGTCTCTCGCCCTTTGGCTTCGCGCGTCCTTTGTAGCTTCCGCGTTCTGTCGCCTAACATCTCGTTCAGCGGACAGCCAAAAGCGCTTTGGCGAAAATAATCGGTTTAGCGCTAACATATCGCCTAATCTTGTTGCGGCGGACTATCAGAGGTTACGCTTTTGCCGTCCGCTAAACTCCGGCGTTAGGTCTTATGAGAAAACAGTACCGCTTCCGCAACAGCGATCAGGGACTTCTGGCATGGAATGTTGATACTCTTATTCGGCTCGCGGCAAACCTAGAGGCTATTGAATATCCGCTCGACGAAATACGCGAACTAGACGAACCATACTGGTATGACTTGGAAGGCGATAGTCCAACCTGCAAATCCATCGCGAATCACATTCGCTTGGTTCAAGCCGCCGACCTCGCCTACCCAATAATCCTCTGCCCAGCGGGGAAAGTGATGGACGGCATGCATAGAGCGGTAAAAGCCTTCTTGGAGAACCGTAGGTTCTTGCTTGCGTATCGTCTGCCATATCTGCCAGAACCGGACTATGTTGGAGTTGATCCAGACGACCTACCTTACGACGAGGTTTAACAATTTATTCAAGCCGCCGTTTCGCGGCGCGGCTTAACTCAAACATTAGGGGAACTGATGGCGCGATTCTTGATTCTCATCTTGTTAGCATGTCCAACAGTAGCTTTCGCAAACGCTGGATTACCAATGCTTGCGGTTGTTTGGCCCATGTTTATACCCGCATTCATACCCGTCGTCGCCATCGAAAGCTGGGTCGTTCATCGCTCTTTGAATATTCCATGGCGTATTGCGGCGACTCAAATGGTCAAAGCCAATATCTTTTCTACGCTCATTGGTATTCCTCTTGCTTGGCTTGCCGCCGTTGCGGTTGAGTTTTTTGCGTTTTGGGCGTTGTATGCTACCGGCGCGGAGTCGTATCTACCGCATACCGTTGTTGAGGCGGGCAGAATCATCTTCTCCATGTCTTGGCTTGGACCCGGCGGCAACGGCTATTGGAGAATCCCGATAGCTGCGATAGCGCTACTCGTTCCTTTCTTTTTCGCTTCATTTTGGACTGAAGCGTGGTATGCCAGTCGCAAGCTATGCCCAGAAGCGCCAGAACAAGCGCGACGCGCAATATGGAGAGCTAACGTACACAGCTATGTCGGGCTATTGTTTGCCTATATCTGCTGGTTGGCATTCGGTTTGATAACTCATGCGTAAACCGCCTTTCAAGTTGTTTCTCCGAAACACGGCGCTACGCCAAAAACCACAGCTTAACCTTTTATGGCAAGGGGCGACGGCAAGCTACCGCCCCTCTGAACTCCAGCGTTGTACGTCGTAGTGGATACCTCTTTAATTCCGCCGGGCGAATACTGCTACCGCGTCATTAAAATCCGAGAAGGCGAAATCCTTAGTCAAGAAATTGAAAAATTTGGGCGCGAACTCCGCGAGTATAGCTATAATGGCGCTTACAAAGAGGTTCTTTGCCCCTATTGGCAAAAAACGGCATACGGTACCGTTCGATGCAATTTTCTTGATCGGGAATTTGTTGACGACGAAGATCCAAAATCAATGGAGAAGATCGTAGCCCATTTTGGATCGCCAGACGCGCCCGATAAGTTTAAGCGATCTTGGGCTTTATCAGACGAGATAAAGATTTGCGGAATCCGAGACGATGAAGACGGCAAATGGATCGACTAGACCTAAAACAATTGCTTTGAGAGGGACGCTCCGCCGGCAAGCCGTCTTCGCGCCTCGCAAAGCGATGAATTCGGCGACTCACAAAAATTCAGCCGTCCGCAAACCGCGCGACGCTATCAAACCGCATATGATTGCAGCGCCAATTCCTGCGACCTTGCGCGCTTTCAGTAAGCGTTCAAATGAGAGTTGCGGCGAACAACCCGACAAAGGTTCCAGCCGACGCAAAACGGCGGCGGGATCGCGGCTGAGTTTTGGCGTTAGGTCATTGTGGGTCGCCTATGTTCGCCGCTTTTCGCCGTCTTGCGGACTTAACCTTCCGCGTTTTGACGGCGGCTGTCGCCTAATATCTTGTTCAGCGGACAGCTAAAAGCGCTTTGGCGAAAATAATCGGTTTAGCGCTAACATCTTGTCCAGTGAACGCGCTAAAACGCGCGGCTGGACTTCAACGTTAGAGGTAAAAATGCTTAATCGCCAAATTTTAGCTCTTGTATCTACTTTCTGGTTATTTATCGCAAGCGATTACGCGTTTGCTAGCTCGCGAATGGAATACGTGGAAAAAGCGCGCGAATCGTGGCGGCAACAGAACGAACTAATGGAAAAAAGTTACAATCGCCTTCTATCGGAAACCGAAGCCGAGCCGGATAAAGAGTCCGTCCAACAGCTAAAACAGGCAAAAGAGAGCTGGGAGGAGTTTAGGCGTCTATTCTGTAAATCCGTAAGTAAAACCTATGGCGGGGCGTGGGCTGGCGTCCATGAATCGGAATGTAGGGCAAATCTTGCAAAACAGCTTCAAATTACTATCGATGACAACTACGGTTGGTAGCC is a genomic window containing:
- a CDS encoding HD domain-containing protein yields the protein MRLDFAEKLERLIEKNADDFEVSRLFKEERIAYYEALSSRFSHSHPRAFLVWHTRAMEEFVAAFYRFVLRGHFGDYAPPYSALPIAFLALGSFGREQCAPYSDIDLMIVYKKIAGYRIKPLIERVLYLTWDSGFHLGHRVHELDELEAAASGDITIKTAMLEGRFFCGSRLLQVEIETKLNKIRLKDQDEYIARKLDEYRLRRAKNPIAMEPDVKESAGGLRDANALFWIAKTLYGVTSTKDLVGSIIDEDDYREFHQALESLYRVRIALHLLAKKKSDVLLFQYQREAALLLGYEDTKTRKAERFFLQRVLGALKTISRHCEYYLAKLTRGERSAAKAIAAPFDGRRETLSALTRRAIDAPIGSDYDVSFVMALRRAGGTRVGSSIKLTIRAIFDRPDCYKIVEVFDLAGILETLLPPLKGVINLAQFDGYHTRPADEHSILTLKNMCLLEGELGELFNALSGEEQALLRLSALLHDCGKGGARDHSEAGALRFRGFAKTLGFRPDLTERGMLLIRTHTLMNAVARSRDIYSDRVVFAFASRLGSKALVTMLYLLTICDMSAVASGVYTPFAAELLRELYSRAIDALDKNDQIGEAAARMRKEKQLLSYDGFTALNRDLQRRILGIDSALFFLKHKPPEIVDLAKRAADTDRVSFTATSAPALTLEAISKAPFNLGWLLGKLSRFDLGAMDIFKLFDGAKMFRMFFRKPYDEPMGDLAQLVENALDMSRAMRYARPVIKKKEIEIDLDHSPTYARMSLDTPDQQGLMAFIIDIFDRRAIDIAAAKIATIKGRANDLFLIEKTGSFRAKEIAAELTKEG
- the mqnE gene encoding aminofutalosine synthase MqnE; translated protein: MRFDEALKLYDLELFDLGARANALRRKYHGDKVFYNRNRHINPTNICSDRCLFCGFSAHRKNPNPYAISAEEIVATAIAAQERGAKEIHIVGAHNKKLGLEWYFDLFRSVKRAAGGIHLKAMTAAEVEFLSRTYDLSFGEILDRMIESGVDSMPGGGAEIFDEELRAKICGGKVKSADWLTIHELWHKRGRKSNATMLFGHIETRAHRVDHLLRLRALQEKTGGFNAFIPLLYQTKNNFLEVKKPLDSEEILKTIAISRIVLDNVPHIKAYWVGLSLNLALVAQEFGADDMDGTIERESINSAAGADSKNGVSEKLMRDLIINAGFTPIERDSLYKEIG
- a CDS encoding lysozyme inhibitor LprI family protein, producing MSSERAKTRGWTSTLEVKMLNRQILALVSTFWLFIASDYAFASSRMEYVEKARESWRQQNELMEKSYNRLLSETEAEPDKESVQQLKQAKESWEEFRRLFCKSVSKTYGGAWAGVHESECRANLAKQLQITIDDNYGW